In Shewanella glacialimarina, the genomic stretch ACAAGCTTTTTTACCCGACGGCCCATTAGCTATGTTGCCGTTATATGATGACAATTTATGCTCAATTGTGTGGTCTACATCACCGCAACACGCAGAGCAGTTACTCGCAGCTGATGATAAAACCTTTGGCAAAGCCCTTACCGCCGCATTAGACAGTCGTTTAGGCGTGTGTGAAGTGGTAAGCGAGCGCCATGCGTTTCCGTTAAGAATGCGCTATGCCCGTCATTTTGCCCGCCATCGTTTAGTATTAGCCGGAGATGCCGCCCACACGATTCATCCATTGGCGGGACAAGGGGTTAACCTAGGCTTTTTAGATGCTGCCAGTATTATTCAAACTGTGGCTGAACTGCATGAACAAGGTAAAGATATTGGTGATTATCGCCATTTACGTGCATTAGAACGCTGGCGCAAAGCGGACGCTATGGAGATGATAGCCACTATGGAAGGCTTTAAAAGACTCTTTGCTGGACGCAATCCGCTTAAAAAAGTCATTCGCGACATCGGATTATCGCTGGTGGATAATGTTGCTGGGCTAAAAACAGTGTTCATCAGACAAGCCATGGGTAACAAGATGACATTACCTAAACTGTGTCGTGAATCGATTTCTTCCTGATAATCCTTAAAATCGCTTATATATCAGGCCATCCAGCGCGATTGATGTTTTTAATCTAAACCAACTGTAAATTTATTACAGCTTTCGCATTAGCCAAACTAATGCGAAGTAAGTCGGATTAGAAAATTTTCTGGTATACAATTTCACTCTGCCGAGTATAATTTTGTCCAAATTTTAGCAAATACCTAGGTCGTGTTTCTAACATGGCACTACCCACAATAAGGGATAATAATGGCTAGCAAAACGGTACTCTTCAATAAGCATTTAGCATCAAAAGCCAAGATGGTCGATTTTTATGGCTGGGAAATGCCAATTAACTATGGTTCACAAATAGAAGAGCATCACGCTGTTCGTCAAGATGCGGGCATGTTCGACGTGTCACACATGACAGTTGTAGATGTAACAGGCACAGACGCTTGTGCATTTTTACGAAAACTATTAGCTAACGATGTTGCTAAACTTCAAGTCGCGGGCAAAGCCTTATACGGCGGTATGCTAGACGAAAACGCCGGTATCATTGATGATTTAATCACTTACTACCTGACCGATACCCATTACCGCGTGGTGGTTAACTCAGCCACACGTGTCAAAGATTTAGCCTGGATCAACAAGCAAGCCGCCGCATTTGATGTGACCATTACCGAGCGCCCAGAGCTAGCAATGATCGCTGTTCAAGGTCCTAACGCTAAAGCGAAAGCCGCTAAAGTATTCAATGCTGAGCAAAATGCCGCAGTTGAAGGCATGAAGCCATTCTTTGGCGTGCAGTCTGGCAGCTTATTCATTGCTACCACAGGTTATACCGGTGAAACAGGTTACGAGATTATTGTGCCTGAAGACGAAGCTGAAGCCCTATGGCAAGCCTTGTTAGACGTTGAAGTGCGTCCATGTGGTTTAGGCGCACGTGACACTTTGCGTTTAGAAGCCGGCATGAACCTATACGGTTTAGACATGGACGAAAGCATTAATCCATTAGCCGCTAACATGGGCTGGACTATCGCGTGGGAACCAACTGACCGTGACTTTATTGGCCGCGCCGCATTAACGGCATTAAAAGCCGCTGGTACTGACAAATTAGTCGGACTGGTTATGGAAGAAAAAGGCGTTTTACGCCATGATATGGCAGTGTTTTTTACCGACGAAAACGGTGTAGAGCATCAAGGTGCGATCACCAGCGGGACTTTCTCGCCAACTTTAGGCTATTCTATTGCCATGGCACGTGTACCTAATGGTATTGGTGCTACAGCTGAAGTTGAAATGCGTAAAAAACGCGTTGCGGTAAAAGTAATAGCACCAAACTTTGTACGTAATGGTAAACAAGCATTCTAAGTGTATAGTTTTGTACCAAGAAAAAATTATTGATTAAGCACTAAAATATCAGATAAAGGATAACGACAATGAGCAACATTCCAGCAGATTTGAAATACGCCTCTTCACACGAGTGGATCCGTCTTGAAACCGATGGTAACTACACAGTAGGTATTACTGAACATGCTCAAGAGCTTTTAGGTGACATGGTATTCGTTGAATTACCAGAAGTGGGCGACACAGTTACTGCAGGTGAAGATTGTGCAGTAGCAGAATCTGTTAAAGCCGCATCAGATATCTATGCACCTATTTCAGGTGAAGTGATTGCTGTGAATGAATCATTAGAAGATTCACCAGAAAACGTTAACAGCGATGCATACGGCGAAGGTTGGTTTTTCCGCGTAATGCCATCTGATGCGTCAGAAGTTGACGGTTTATTAGATGCTGACGGCTATCAAGAGGTTATCGACGAAGAGTAAATCTTGTCGACACTGAGAAGCTCCCTCGGGAGCTTCTTTGTTTTGTGTTACTTAATAGGCCTGGTAAATAATATCAGCAAAATGAGCCTTTTTTGATGATAACGGCGTATTAGACTGTTGTTACACATACCACTATTTTACACATACCCAGTTACTGTGCCCTACAGCTCACAACTGGCATTTTTGGAACAAGGTTAACCATGACCAAGCAAACTCTTACACAATTAGAACAGCACGAATTATTTCTAACTCGTCACATTGGTCCTAGTGCAGCTCAACAACAAGAAATGTTGAACTTTGTGGGCGCGGAGTCTTTAGAAGACTTAACCGCACAAACTGTGCCGGGAAAAATTCGTTTACCCCAAGATCTCACCATAGGTGATTCTTGTGGCGAAGCTGAAGGTATTAGCTACATCCGTGACATTGCCGATCAAAATAAAGTATTCAAAAGCTATATCGGTATGGGTTACTACGGCGTACAAGTGCCTAATGTTATTTTGCGTAACGTGTTTGAAAATCCAGGTTGGTACACAGCTTACACCCCTTACCAGCCAGAAATCGCCCAGGGTCGTTTAGAAGCTATTCTTAACTTCCAACAAGTGTCGATGGACTTAACCGGTCTTGATTTAGCCTCCGCATCATTATTAGATGAAGCCACCGCAGCGGCAGAGGCTATGGCATTAGCCAAGCGTGTGTCTAAAGCGAAAAAAGCTAACATATTCTTCGTTGCCGATGACGTATTCCCACAAACATTAGACGTAGTCAAAACCCGTGCTGAATGTTTTGGTTTTGAAGTGGTAGTTGGCCCAGCATCAGAGGCCGTTAATTACGAGCTATTTGGCGCCTTATTCCAATACACCAACCGTCATGGTCAAATTAGCGATTATTCTGAGTTATTTGCCACATTACGTGACAATAAAGTTATCGTTACCGTCGC encodes the following:
- a CDS encoding FAD-dependent oxidoreductase, encoding MYTTQTFDVAIVGGGMVGLATAIGLAEANLNVVVIDAGSTQAPSGEPKLRVSAINKASQQLLTNLGAWQYLDHSRVSPYQKMQVWDKDGMGKIEFDAHSISENHLGAIIENDAISFALAKRVSELSNITYIEQQKLQRIAFGEREAWLTLENGDNISAALVIGADGANSWVRQQCQIPLTFWDYGHHAIVATVRTELSHDATARQAFLPDGPLAMLPLYDDNLCSIVWSTSPQHAEQLLAADDKTFGKALTAALDSRLGVCEVVSERHAFPLRMRYARHFARHRLVLAGDAAHTIHPLAGQGVNLGFLDAASIIQTVAELHEQGKDIGDYRHLRALERWRKADAMEMIATMEGFKRLFAGRNPLKKVIRDIGLSLVDNVAGLKTVFIRQAMGNKMTLPKLCRESISS
- the gcvT gene encoding glycine cleavage system aminomethyltransferase GcvT, with product MASKTVLFNKHLASKAKMVDFYGWEMPINYGSQIEEHHAVRQDAGMFDVSHMTVVDVTGTDACAFLRKLLANDVAKLQVAGKALYGGMLDENAGIIDDLITYYLTDTHYRVVVNSATRVKDLAWINKQAAAFDVTITERPELAMIAVQGPNAKAKAAKVFNAEQNAAVEGMKPFFGVQSGSLFIATTGYTGETGYEIIVPEDEAEALWQALLDVEVRPCGLGARDTLRLEAGMNLYGLDMDESINPLAANMGWTIAWEPTDRDFIGRAALTALKAAGTDKLVGLVMEEKGVLRHDMAVFFTDENGVEHQGAITSGTFSPTLGYSIAMARVPNGIGATAEVEMRKKRVAVKVIAPNFVRNGKQAF
- the gcvH gene encoding glycine cleavage system protein GcvH — protein: MSNIPADLKYASSHEWIRLETDGNYTVGITEHAQELLGDMVFVELPEVGDTVTAGEDCAVAESVKAASDIYAPISGEVIAVNESLEDSPENVNSDAYGEGWFFRVMPSDASEVDGLLDADGYQEVIDEE